In Alosa alosa isolate M-15738 ecotype Scorff River chromosome 23, AALO_Geno_1.1, whole genome shotgun sequence, a single window of DNA contains:
- the senp7b gene encoding sentrin-specific protease 7b isoform X1, translated as METPFRIPKIRQPSDSNIHSQSPLRYLNDDTPCKSSWTSTRHASKWNQDSQTLTSGNTQKPKSQMNGGADRWRPKRASDSLCHEDSQRFVGDSPRPQRFQGNGGVGKRKSPNSEEEEEFSWTKTPVKQRPKSPDRDTPLREDGSRGLNGGQAAENGSWHKKNGEGQGKPPTPTTHGNSPPCPPKRSAEASVVADTPEKTPLERPQPSSVKGGSSSSSSPSGYQAKWRDQVKCPTPEKTPLERPQPSSVKGGGSSSSSPSGYQAKWRDQVKCPSRPPLRVPPKNPYDEDMKRLMRPRCLRTYSRKPKPKPGPIEPIVLSSDDEKGDEDDNDMSLRRSSQNQTEPSAAGKSSAGLQEVPSVMELPFAELHMGSLRAQSRGAIMITHEGLGIPLKGGSGDEVSVTAVASELRRYGVWDGGLAQDGSLFPASGEAAPSLLFLVVSDPQARLMQSELMEIQSIHRPGQASPFMLLVLNEHLEDLQAALLASIMDLVGLRSGQPGLSSPLAWAEGLELLHCSGQEEHLLALLGQPPGSPGRTEAQGGARNGEQSPSGRGASQSSQAAAKASSSVSSTWKTRSAGSPCRTQALPRRLIQYPPPPSKGGITVTTEDLECLKSGEFLNDVIIDFYLKYLLQERADQDMRERSHIFSSFFYKQLTRKDTASEEATEGSSEYRRHQRVRTWTRHVDIFNKDYIFVPVNQEAHWYLVIICFPGLEKPQVVKWGGPVQEGSAGVKKKCEPQASSQGTNVRATSSYQRSQSLPDCTQQSCTKESICRRPCILVMDSLKLSFHERIYKLLRDYLQVEWEVRRGTPRRFTPDNMKGSHCKVPLQDNSSDCGLYLLQYVEAFLQNPVVHFDPPLRLEHWFPRQQVRRKREEIRDLVLQLYHQQGAAK; from the exons ATGGAAACTCCTTTTAGAATCCCCAAGATCAGACAGCCGTCAGACAGCAATATCCATTCGCAGTCACCTTTGAGATATCTCAATGACGACACGCCGTGTAAG TCATCCTGGACATCCACAAGACATGCCAGTAAATGGAACCAAGACTCACAAACTCTCACGAGTGGAAATACCCAGAAACCAAAGAGCCAAATGAATGGAGGAGCTGACAG GTGGCGCCCAAAGCGAGCATCTGACTCACTGTGCCATGAGGATAGTCAGCGGTTTGTTGGTGACTCTCCTCGGCCACAAAGATTCCAAG GCAATGGCGGTGTAGGGAAGAGGAAGTCTCCGAattctgaggaggaggaggagttctCATGGACCAAAACGCCAGTGAAGCAGAGACCAAAATCTCCAGACAGAGATACGCCGCTGAGAGAGGACGGCAGCAGAGGCCTTaatgggggccaagcagcagaG AATGGCTCGTGGCACAAAAAGAATGGCGAGGGCCAGGGGAAACCACCTACCCCGACAACGCACGGAAACAGCCCCCCGTGCCCCCCCAAGCGGAGCGCTGAGGCCTCGGTAGTGGCAGACACACCAGAGAAGACCCCGCTGGAACGGCCGCAGCCGAGTTCAGTGAAGGGgggctcttcctcctcttcctcaccctcAGGGTACCAGGCCAAATGGAGGGACCAGGTGAAATGTCCCACACCAGAGAAGACCCCGCTGGAACGACCGCAGCCGAGTTCAGTGAAGGGGGGcggctcttcctcttcctcaccctcAGGGTACCAGGCCAAATGGAGGGACCAGGTGAAATGTCCCAGCAGGCCTCCACTCCGAGTCCCTCCGAAGAACCCTTACGATGAGGACATGAAGAGGCTAATGCGGCCTCGCTGTCTCCGCACCTACTCCAGGAAGCCCAAACCAAAACCGGGGCCCATAGAACCTA TTGTTCTCTCCAGTGATGATGAAAAAGGTGATGAAGACGACAATGACATGAGCCTGAGACGAAGCTCTCAGAACCAGACGGAACCG TCTGCAGCAGGAAAGAGCTCGGCCGGACTGCAGGAGGTGCCCTCTGTGATGGAGCTGCCCTTCGCTGAGCTGCACATGGGCAGCCTGAGGGCCCAGAGTAGGGGAGCCATCATG ATCACACATGAAGGCCTGGGCATTCCACTAAAAG GAGGGAGTGGCGACGAGGTCTCGGTGACCGCGGTGGCGTCGGAGCTGCGGCGCTACGGCGTCTGGGACGGCGGCTTGGCGCAGGACGGATCGCTGTTCCCAGCGTCCGGCGAGGCCGCACCCTCGCTCCTCTTCCTGGTCGTGTCCGATCCCCAGGCCCGGCTCATGCAGTCGGAACTGATGGAGATCCAGAGCATCCACAGGCCAG GTCAGGCCAGTCCGTTTATGCTGCTGGTCCTCAATGAGCACCTGGAGGATCTGCAGGCGGCCCTGCTGGCCTCCATCATGGACCTGGTGGGGCTCCGCAGCGGTCAGCCCGGCCTGTCCTCTCCGCTGGCGTGGGCCGAGGGCCTAGAGCTGCTCCACTGCAGCGGACAGGAGGAGCACCTCCTCGCCCTGCTCGGCCAGCCGCCAGGCAGCCCCGGGCGGACTGAGGCGCAGGGAGGCGCGAGGAACGGAGAG CAGAGTCCTTCTGGGAGAGGGGCCAGTCAGTCCTCACAGGCTGCGGCCAAAGCCTCCAGCTCGGTGTCCAGCACCTGGAAGACGCGGTCCGCAGGCAGTCCATGCAGGACTCAGGCCCTGCCTCGCAG GTTAATTCAgtaccccccaccaccatccaAGGGTGGAATCACCGTGACCACAGAAGATTTGGAGTGCTTAAAAAGTGGGGAATTCCTCAATGATGTTATCATTGACTTCTACCTCAA GTACCTGCTCCAGGAGAGAGCCGACCAGGACATGAGGGAGCGGTCACACATCTTCAGCAGTTTCTTCTACAAGCAGCTCACCCGTAAAGACACGGCCAGCGAGGAGGCGACCGAGGGCTC GTCGGAGTACAGGAGACATCAGAGAGTCCGAACATGGACAAGGCATGTGGACATCTTCAACAAAGACTACATCTTTGTCCCAGTGAATCAAGA GGCTCACTGGTACCTGGTCATCATCTGTTTCCCGGGTTTGGAGAAGCCCCAGGTTGTAAAGTGGGGAGGCCCAGTCCAGGAGGGGAGTGCTGGGGTTAAGAAGAAATGCGAGCCCCAGGCTTCCAGCCAAG gGACCAACGTACGAGCCACGTCCTCCTACCAGAGATCACAAAGTTTGCCG GACTGTACACAGCAGAGTTGCACTAAAGAAAGCATATGCAGGAG GCCGTGTATTCTGGTCATGGACTCCTTGAAGCTCTCCTTCCATGAGCGCATCTACAAGCTCTTACGAGA CTACCTGCAGGTGGAGTGGGAGGTGCGCAGAGGCACCCCGCGCCGCTTCACGCCGGACAATATGAAGGGCTCACACTGCAAGGTGCCCCTGCAGGACAACAGCAGCGACTGCGGCCTCTACCTGCTCCAGTACGTGGAGGCCTTCTTGCAG AATCCGGTGGTGCACTTTGATCCTCCGCTGCGGCTGGAGCACTGGTTTCCACGGCAGCAGGTGCGGCGGAAACGGGAGGAGATCCGTGACCTGGTGCTCCAGCTCTATCATCAGCAGGGAGCGGCGAAGTGA
- the senp7b gene encoding sentrin-specific protease 7b isoform X2, translated as METPFRIPKIRQPSDSNIHSQSPLRYLNDDTPCKSSWTSTRHASKWNQDSQTLTSGNTQKPKSQMNGGADRWRPKRASDSLCHEDSQRFVGDSPRPQRFQGNGGVGKRKSPNSEEEEEFSWTKTPVKQRPKSPDRDTPLREDGSRGLNGGQAAENGSWHKKNGEGQGKPPTPTTHGNSPPCPPKRSAEASVVADTPEKTPLERPQPSSVKGGSSSSSSPSGYQAKWRDQVKCPTPEKTPLERPQPSSVKGGGSSSSSPSGYQAKWRDQVKCPSRPPLRVPPKNPYDEDMKRLMRPRCLRTYSRKPKPKPGPIEPIVLSSDDEKGDEDDNDMSLRRSSQNQTEPSAAGKSSAGLQEVPSVMELPFAELHMGSLRAQSRGAIMITHEGLGIPLKGGSGDEVSVTAVASELRRYGVWDGGLAQDGSLFPASGEAAPSLLFLVVSDPQARLMQSELMEIQSIHRPGQASPFMLLVLNEHLEDLQAALLASIMDLVGLRSGQPGLSSPLAWAEGLELLHCSGQEEHLLALLGQPPGSPGRTEAQGGARNGESPSGRGASQSSQAAAKASSSVSSTWKTRSAGSPCRTQALPRRLIQYPPPPSKGGITVTTEDLECLKSGEFLNDVIIDFYLKYLLQERADQDMRERSHIFSSFFYKQLTRKDTASEEATEGSSEYRRHQRVRTWTRHVDIFNKDYIFVPVNQEAHWYLVIICFPGLEKPQVVKWGGPVQEGSAGVKKKCEPQASSQGTNVRATSSYQRSQSLPDCTQQSCTKESICRRPCILVMDSLKLSFHERIYKLLRDYLQVEWEVRRGTPRRFTPDNMKGSHCKVPLQDNSSDCGLYLLQYVEAFLQNPVVHFDPPLRLEHWFPRQQVRRKREEIRDLVLQLYHQQGAAK; from the exons ATGGAAACTCCTTTTAGAATCCCCAAGATCAGACAGCCGTCAGACAGCAATATCCATTCGCAGTCACCTTTGAGATATCTCAATGACGACACGCCGTGTAAG TCATCCTGGACATCCACAAGACATGCCAGTAAATGGAACCAAGACTCACAAACTCTCACGAGTGGAAATACCCAGAAACCAAAGAGCCAAATGAATGGAGGAGCTGACAG GTGGCGCCCAAAGCGAGCATCTGACTCACTGTGCCATGAGGATAGTCAGCGGTTTGTTGGTGACTCTCCTCGGCCACAAAGATTCCAAG GCAATGGCGGTGTAGGGAAGAGGAAGTCTCCGAattctgaggaggaggaggagttctCATGGACCAAAACGCCAGTGAAGCAGAGACCAAAATCTCCAGACAGAGATACGCCGCTGAGAGAGGACGGCAGCAGAGGCCTTaatgggggccaagcagcagaG AATGGCTCGTGGCACAAAAAGAATGGCGAGGGCCAGGGGAAACCACCTACCCCGACAACGCACGGAAACAGCCCCCCGTGCCCCCCCAAGCGGAGCGCTGAGGCCTCGGTAGTGGCAGACACACCAGAGAAGACCCCGCTGGAACGGCCGCAGCCGAGTTCAGTGAAGGGgggctcttcctcctcttcctcaccctcAGGGTACCAGGCCAAATGGAGGGACCAGGTGAAATGTCCCACACCAGAGAAGACCCCGCTGGAACGACCGCAGCCGAGTTCAGTGAAGGGGGGcggctcttcctcttcctcaccctcAGGGTACCAGGCCAAATGGAGGGACCAGGTGAAATGTCCCAGCAGGCCTCCACTCCGAGTCCCTCCGAAGAACCCTTACGATGAGGACATGAAGAGGCTAATGCGGCCTCGCTGTCTCCGCACCTACTCCAGGAAGCCCAAACCAAAACCGGGGCCCATAGAACCTA TTGTTCTCTCCAGTGATGATGAAAAAGGTGATGAAGACGACAATGACATGAGCCTGAGACGAAGCTCTCAGAACCAGACGGAACCG TCTGCAGCAGGAAAGAGCTCGGCCGGACTGCAGGAGGTGCCCTCTGTGATGGAGCTGCCCTTCGCTGAGCTGCACATGGGCAGCCTGAGGGCCCAGAGTAGGGGAGCCATCATG ATCACACATGAAGGCCTGGGCATTCCACTAAAAG GAGGGAGTGGCGACGAGGTCTCGGTGACCGCGGTGGCGTCGGAGCTGCGGCGCTACGGCGTCTGGGACGGCGGCTTGGCGCAGGACGGATCGCTGTTCCCAGCGTCCGGCGAGGCCGCACCCTCGCTCCTCTTCCTGGTCGTGTCCGATCCCCAGGCCCGGCTCATGCAGTCGGAACTGATGGAGATCCAGAGCATCCACAGGCCAG GTCAGGCCAGTCCGTTTATGCTGCTGGTCCTCAATGAGCACCTGGAGGATCTGCAGGCGGCCCTGCTGGCCTCCATCATGGACCTGGTGGGGCTCCGCAGCGGTCAGCCCGGCCTGTCCTCTCCGCTGGCGTGGGCCGAGGGCCTAGAGCTGCTCCACTGCAGCGGACAGGAGGAGCACCTCCTCGCCCTGCTCGGCCAGCCGCCAGGCAGCCCCGGGCGGACTGAGGCGCAGGGAGGCGCGAGGAACGGAGAG AGTCCTTCTGGGAGAGGGGCCAGTCAGTCCTCACAGGCTGCGGCCAAAGCCTCCAGCTCGGTGTCCAGCACCTGGAAGACGCGGTCCGCAGGCAGTCCATGCAGGACTCAGGCCCTGCCTCGCAG GTTAATTCAgtaccccccaccaccatccaAGGGTGGAATCACCGTGACCACAGAAGATTTGGAGTGCTTAAAAAGTGGGGAATTCCTCAATGATGTTATCATTGACTTCTACCTCAA GTACCTGCTCCAGGAGAGAGCCGACCAGGACATGAGGGAGCGGTCACACATCTTCAGCAGTTTCTTCTACAAGCAGCTCACCCGTAAAGACACGGCCAGCGAGGAGGCGACCGAGGGCTC GTCGGAGTACAGGAGACATCAGAGAGTCCGAACATGGACAAGGCATGTGGACATCTTCAACAAAGACTACATCTTTGTCCCAGTGAATCAAGA GGCTCACTGGTACCTGGTCATCATCTGTTTCCCGGGTTTGGAGAAGCCCCAGGTTGTAAAGTGGGGAGGCCCAGTCCAGGAGGGGAGTGCTGGGGTTAAGAAGAAATGCGAGCCCCAGGCTTCCAGCCAAG gGACCAACGTACGAGCCACGTCCTCCTACCAGAGATCACAAAGTTTGCCG GACTGTACACAGCAGAGTTGCACTAAAGAAAGCATATGCAGGAG GCCGTGTATTCTGGTCATGGACTCCTTGAAGCTCTCCTTCCATGAGCGCATCTACAAGCTCTTACGAGA CTACCTGCAGGTGGAGTGGGAGGTGCGCAGAGGCACCCCGCGCCGCTTCACGCCGGACAATATGAAGGGCTCACACTGCAAGGTGCCCCTGCAGGACAACAGCAGCGACTGCGGCCTCTACCTGCTCCAGTACGTGGAGGCCTTCTTGCAG AATCCGGTGGTGCACTTTGATCCTCCGCTGCGGCTGGAGCACTGGTTTCCACGGCAGCAGGTGCGGCGGAAACGGGAGGAGATCCGTGACCTGGTGCTCCAGCTCTATCATCAGCAGGGAGCGGCGAAGTGA